One segment of Pyricularia oryzae 70-15 chromosome 3, whole genome shotgun sequence DNA contains the following:
- a CDS encoding OPT family small oligopeptide transporter: MVSQAAAPVVETVDEKHKGQNVSDVVSGADSTSDKSREPHQVKKDEDDDDGASLPSMEVLHAAGVGLDEDDPNQPCLTIRMWVIGIAFCIVGSGVNALNTMRIPSTTLSQSAIQFLAYPIGKAWEYALPDWGVTVFGSRISLNPGPFNAKENILIYILANLSFLSRLSVDVLIEQRIFYGLEAGWGFELLMTASTLILGFALSGIFRKLVVEPPSLMWPGVLGNTALNHTLHSKDKMISESRWKMSRYTFFMIAFCASFAWYWLPDFLFPALSYFTFICWAAPNNVVVNQVFGMKSGMGLMPITFDWAQIAYINNPLLVPPWAIINVFASLVIWVWILAPILYYTNTWNLAYLPFQDNSVFDNMGKSYNVTRVIDKQAGFTFNATKYEQYSQIYMPATYAINTFGLCFATITSLFVWIALEKRDNVWSAINSSWLARRFMPSKYQPPQPSPQPQYRVAPTWWYVAAGVVALVFGILSCELYPVQLRWYGVIFSFVISFIFFLPLAWVYATTNIKIQIEIICRVIAGYAYEGKVLANIWFFNLGYISGIKGLAFAQDLKLGLYCNVPPIKLFIVQVVGIVFATLSQVGVLNWALGSIPGICTPKAENGFTCPFSRTHFNTSMIWGAVGPRRFFGPGALYTPLLWFLLVGAALPVLVWALRHPRALGRYKAARWLKHVHVPVFLGGLNYIPPATGANYSSWAVVGLTFGILMRRRASEWWSRYNFVLAAALDCSVAIAGVVIFFAIFYTGVGTKFSWWGTDVYQNTCDWTGCSYLNLPKGQKFGP; the protein is encoded by the exons ATGGTTTCTCAAGCTGCAGCACCAGTGGTCGAGACCGTCGACGAGAAGCACAAGGGCCAGAACGTCAGTGATGTCGTTTCAGGGGCTGATTCTACGTCCGACAAGAGTCGAGAGCCGCATCAGGTAAAGAAGGATGaagatgatgacgacggcgCCAGTCTTCCCAGCATGGAGGTCCTGCACGCTGCTGGTGTTGGccttgacgaggacgaccCAAACCAGCCTTGCCTCACCATCAGGATGTGGGTCATTGGTATCGCTTTTTGTATAGTGGGCAGCGGAGTGAACGCACTCAACACTATGAGGATCCCTA GCACCACCCTCTCACAGTCGGCCATCCAGTTCCTGGCCTACCCAATCGGCAAAGCCTGGGAGTATGCTCTTCCCGACTGGGGCGTCACCGTCTTTGGCTCGCGCATCTCGTTGAACCCGGGCCCGTTCAACGCCAAG GAGAACATCCTGATTTACATACTCGCCAACCTGAGTTTCCTCAGTCGTCTTAGTGTCGATGTCCTCATCGAGCAAAGAATCTTTTACGGACTCGAGGCTGGTTGGGGCTTCGAGCTCCTCATGACGGCATCGACCCTAATCTTGGGCTTTGCTCTCTCTGGCATCTTTAGGAAGTTGGTTGTTGAGCCTCCGAGCTTGATGTGGCCTGGTGTCTTGGGTAACACGGCGCTAAACCATACGTTACACTCGAAGGACAAGATGATCTCGGAAAG CCGGTGGAAGATGTCCAGATACACCTTCTTCATGATTGCATTCTGTGCCTCCTTTGCCTGG TACTGGCTCCCcgacttcctcttccctgcCCTCTCATACTTTACCTTCATTTGCTGGGCAGCTCCCAACAACGTCGTTGTCAACCAGGTCTTTGGCATGAAGAGCGGCATGGGCCTGATGCCCATCACGTTCGACTGGGCACAGATCGCATACATCAACAACCCCCTGCTCGTTCCGCCGTGGGCCATCATCAACGTCTTTGCCTCGCTCGTGATCTGGGTCTGGATCCTGGCCCCGATCCTCTACTACACCAACACGTGGAACCTGGCCTACCTGCCCTTCCAGGACAACTCCGTCTTTGACAACATGGGCAAGTCGTACAACGTCACCCGGGTCATCGACAAGCAGGCCGGCTTCACCTTCAACGCCACAAAGTACGAGCAATACTCGCAGATCTACATGCCCGCCACCTACGCCATCAACACGTTTGGGCTGTGCTTCGCCACCATCACCTCACTGTTCGTCTGGATCGCCCTCGAGAAGCGCGACAACGTCTGGTCGGCCATCAACTCGTCGTGGCTCGCCCGTCGCTTCATGCCGTCAAAGTACCAGCCGCCACAGCCGAGCCCGCAGCCCCAGTACCGCGTCGCACCGACCTGGTGGTacgtcgccgccggcgtGGTCGCCCTGGTCTTTGGCATCCTCTCGTGCGAGCTCTATCCGGTGCAGCTGAGGTGGTACGGAGTCATCTTCTCCTTTGTCATCTCCTTCATCTTCTTCCTGCCGCTCGCCTGGGTCTACGCCACCACCAACATCAAGATCCAGATCGAGATCATCTGCAGGGTCATTGCCGGCTACGCCTACGAAGGCAAGGTGCTCGCCAACATCTGGTTCTTCAACCTGGGCTACATCTCGGGCATCAAGGGCCTCGCCTTTGCCCAGGACCTCAAGCTGGGCCTGTACTGCAACGTGCCGCCCATCAAGCTCTTCATCGTCCAGGTCGTGGGCATCGTCTTTGCCACGCTCTCCCAGGTCGGCGTGCTCAACTGGGCCCTCGGAAGCATCCCGGGCATCTGCACCCCCAAGGCCGAGAACGGCTTCACCTGCCCCTTTAGCCGGACGCACTTTAACACGTCCATGATCTGGGGCGCCGTCGGCCCCCGCCGCTTCTTCGGTCCCGGAGCTCTGTACACCCCGCTGCTGTGGTTCCTGCTCGTGGGCGCCGCGCTTCCCGTCCTCGTCTGGGCCCTGCGCCACCCGCGCGCCCTGGGGAGGTACAAGGCCGCGCGCTGGCTCAAGCACGTCCACGTCCCCGTCTTCCTCGGCGGCCTCAACTACATTCCTCCCGCCACGGGTGCCAACTACTCCAGCTGGGCCGTCGTGGGCCTGACCTTTGGCATATTGATGCGCCGCAGGGCCTCCGAGTGGTGGAGCCGCTACAACTTTGTGCTGGCCGCCGCCCTGGACTGCTCCGTCGCCATCGCCGGAGTCGTCATCTTCTTTGCCATCTTCTACACGGGCGTTGGCACGAAATTCTCATGGTGGGGAACGGATGTGTACCAG AACACTTGTGACTGGACCGGATGCTCTTATTTGAATCTGCCAAAGGGCCAGAAGTTTGGGCCTTGA